A window from Pseudanabaena sp. BC1403 encodes these proteins:
- a CDS encoding type II toxin-antitoxin system VapC family toxin, with protein sequence MSLWILDTNHVTYLQNSHPNVLQRLSTVNPKDVAITAITAEEKIRGWFKFMDVNSDRCIWAYKGFKDTLTYFKKVNVMDFDENAYQIYRDLKKKLTNKVATKDLQIAAIALSVNGIIVTSNLKDFCKVPDLGMKNK encoded by the coding sequence ATGAGTTTGTGGATACTTGATACTAACCATGTGACTTACCTACAAAATTCTCATCCTAATGTTTTGCAACGTCTTTCTACTGTTAATCCAAAAGATGTAGCTATAACCGCAATTACCGCAGAAGAAAAAATTCGTGGTTGGTTCAAGTTTATGGACGTAAACTCTGATCGCTGTATCTGGGCTTACAAGGGTTTTAAGGATACATTGACATATTTTAAAAAGGTTAATGTTATGGATTTTGATGAAAATGCATACCAAATTTATCGAGATCTCAAAAAGAAATTAACCAATAAGGTTGCTACAAAAGACTTGCAAATTGCAGCGATCGCGCTTTCTGTGAATGGCATAATAGTTACAAGTAATCTCAAAGATTTCTGTAAAGTACCTGACTTAGGAATGAAAAATAAATAA
- the der gene encoding ribosome biogenesis GTPase Der, translated as MPLPIVAVVGRPNVGKSTLVNRLSGEQYAIVFDQPGVTRDRVYRECFWGAHEFQVVDTGGLVFDDETEFLPMIREQAEIAIRESAAVIFVVDGMAGITDADEQLGGWLRRQNIPVLLAVNKCEGSKFGLSLAAEFWNLGLGEPIPMSGIHGNGTGELLDELVKHLPAPEEVVKESDEIKVAIIGRPNVGKSSLLNAFIGENRSIVSPISGTTRDAIDMSVERDGKKYRLIDTAGVRRKKNIDYGIEFFSINRAFKAIGRSDVVLLIIDALDGVTDQDQKLAGRINDEGKACVIVVNKWDAIEKDSYTIYDYTADVKSRLMFVEYAPIIFVSAVTGQRVEQILERVDIAYEQHKRRVPTAILNEALNEAVTWHAPPTSRGGKQGKVYYCTQISDSPPTVILFVNDPHRFNDNYKRYIENQFRKTLGFDGTPLRFIWRGKKDREVEKSKNSALR; from the coding sequence ATGCCGCTACCGATTGTTGCCGTTGTCGGTCGCCCCAATGTGGGCAAATCTACGCTCGTAAACCGTCTGTCGGGAGAGCAATATGCGATCGTCTTCGATCAACCTGGTGTAACCCGCGATCGCGTTTATCGCGAATGTTTCTGGGGCGCACATGAATTTCAAGTCGTTGATACAGGTGGACTAGTATTTGACGACGAGACTGAATTTTTACCAATGATTCGCGAACAGGCGGAGATTGCCATTCGTGAATCTGCTGCTGTGATTTTTGTTGTTGATGGAATGGCAGGGATTACCGATGCTGACGAGCAACTAGGTGGCTGGTTGCGTCGGCAGAATATTCCTGTGTTATTGGCTGTAAATAAATGCGAAGGCTCAAAATTTGGACTATCACTAGCCGCTGAATTTTGGAACCTAGGCTTAGGTGAACCAATCCCAATGTCGGGAATTCATGGCAACGGTACAGGCGAATTATTAGATGAGTTAGTTAAGCATCTACCCGCACCCGAAGAAGTAGTCAAAGAAAGCGACGAAATTAAAGTGGCGATTATTGGTCGTCCTAATGTCGGTAAATCCAGCTTGCTCAATGCTTTCATCGGCGAAAATCGCAGCATTGTTAGCCCCATATCGGGCACAACTCGCGATGCGATCGATATGTCGGTCGAGCGTGATGGGAAGAAATATCGCTTAATTGATACTGCGGGAGTGCGCCGTAAAAAGAATATTGATTATGGCATTGAATTTTTTAGCATTAACCGTGCGTTCAAAGCGATCGGACGTTCTGATGTAGTTCTGCTAATCATCGATGCTCTTGACGGCGTTACTGATCAAGATCAAAAGCTAGCAGGTCGGATTAATGACGAAGGCAAAGCTTGCGTAATCGTGGTCAATAAATGGGATGCGATCGAAAAGGATTCCTACACCATTTACGACTACACCGCCGATGTGAAAAGCCGCCTGATGTTTGTGGAATATGCACCGATTATCTTTGTCAGTGCGGTGACTGGGCAGCGAGTCGAGCAAATTCTTGAACGTGTAGATATAGCATATGAACAGCATAAGCGCCGCGTCCCTACGGCGATTTTAAATGAAGCTCTCAATGAAGCGGTTACATGGCACGCGCCACCCACAAGTCGCGGCGGTAAGCAGGGCAAAGTATATTACTGTACCCAAATTTCTGATAGTCCCCCAACCGTAATTCTGTTCGTCAACGATCCGCATCGTTTCAACGATAACTACAAGCGTTACATCGAAAATCAGTTCCGCAAAACTCTCGGTTTTGATGGGACACCGTTACGATTTATCTGGCGCGGCAAAAAAGATCGCGAAGTCGAAAAATCGAAAAACTCAGCATTGAGATAA
- a CDS encoding DUF2459 domain-containing protein: protein MTRKQKIAIFLGILLGIFIAIASYFFYCPSPTAGLFPPVSNVKTRTIYFVHHDWHSGLAWAQQKPEAFGAEEWKDAPYVEVGWGDRQFYFAGDQSILSMLRAVFIPSDSVMHVVSFAESPTQFFKFPVLPIELSEAGFQNLFAYVKQTFAVNEKGDRMATIGKGQYGVSSFYAAVPRYFSLFNCNTWASEALRNAGLSVCPNRALLAKNLAEQIKYLQNSGKGNS, encoded by the coding sequence GTGACACGTAAGCAGAAGATCGCCATTTTTCTAGGAATATTGCTAGGGATTTTTATCGCGATCGCCAGTTACTTTTTCTATTGCCCTAGCCCAACTGCGGGGCTGTTCCCACCTGTCTCAAATGTTAAAACTCGCACGATTTATTTTGTCCATCATGATTGGCATTCGGGATTAGCATGGGCGCAACAAAAGCCAGAAGCTTTTGGTGCAGAAGAATGGAAAGATGCTCCCTATGTGGAAGTGGGATGGGGCGATCGCCAGTTTTATTTTGCGGGTGATCAGTCTATTCTCTCAATGCTAAGGGCGGTATTTATTCCATCGGATAGCGTCATGCATGTGGTAAGTTTTGCGGAATCTCCTACGCAGTTTTTTAAATTTCCTGTATTGCCGATAGAGCTATCCGAAGCGGGATTTCAAAATTTATTTGCTTATGTGAAGCAGACTTTTGCGGTTAATGAGAAAGGCGATCGCATGGCGACAATTGGCAAAGGTCAATATGGGGTTAGTAGTTTTTATGCGGCTGTGCCAAGATATTTTTCTTTGTTTAACTGCAATACATGGGCATCTGAGGCTTTACGCAATGCGGGTTTATCCGTTTGTCCTAATCGCGCATTGTTAGCTAAAAATCTTGCCGAACAGATTAAATACTTGCAGAATTCAGGTAAGGGCAATTCATGA
- a CDS encoding glycosyltransferase yields MSRTKTVKPLKKGFSRSHSPIILSACLIVKNEEQRLPQCLESLRSLADEIIIVDTGSSDHTVAIAKKYQARVFHFEWCDDFSQARNYAIAQVKGKWILVIDADEVLEQSEIATLQEVMQREDCLAVNLLRSEIDAKQAPYSLVLRLFRNHPAIKFTGFYHESIDQSVVALQAQEPDWQVLNVEVPVLLHYGYTDSEIQLKHKYEFAKQLMHKHLEAFPNDSYMLNKLGALYISSPQDRDRHLGIELLQKGLALLDDAEQQSLIRCELHYHLGLAYHQNADWELAKNAYEKVIDLDVPNLVKLSAYLNLGNIYQELHQKEAIAYFEKATQIAPNFAQGHFNYGIALKTSGRFTDAIVAYQQAITLEPNYADAHQNLGVVLMKVGYFPEAIASFTRAIQLHEQQQNYETAEILRSALQEFR; encoded by the coding sequence ATGTCCCGTACCAAGACAGTTAAACCTCTAAAAAAAGGATTTTCCCGATCGCATTCTCCGATCATTTTAAGCGCTTGTTTAATTGTCAAAAACGAAGAACAACGCTTACCACAATGCTTGGAGAGTCTGCGATCGCTTGCCGATGAAATCATTATCGTCGATACAGGATCGAGCGATCACACCGTTGCCATTGCCAAGAAATATCAGGCGCGAGTATTTCACTTTGAGTGGTGTGATGACTTCTCACAGGCGCGGAACTATGCGATCGCACAGGTTAAAGGTAAATGGATTTTAGTAATTGATGCTGATGAGGTTCTGGAACAAAGTGAGATCGCTACTTTGCAAGAGGTGATGCAGCGAGAAGACTGTCTAGCCGTAAATCTTTTGCGATCGGAAATTGACGCAAAGCAAGCTCCCTATTCCTTAGTACTACGCCTATTTCGCAATCATCCTGCGATTAAATTTACAGGGTTCTATCATGAATCCATCGATCAATCGGTGGTAGCCTTGCAAGCGCAAGAACCTGATTGGCAAGTGCTAAATGTAGAAGTTCCAGTTTTACTGCATTACGGCTATACGGATAGCGAGATTCAACTTAAGCATAAGTATGAGTTTGCTAAACAATTGATGCACAAGCATTTGGAAGCATTTCCTAATGATAGTTATATGCTCAACAAATTAGGCGCTTTGTACATTAGTAGTCCTCAAGATCGCGATCGCCATTTGGGGATTGAGCTATTGCAAAAGGGATTAGCCTTACTTGACGATGCCGAACAACAAAGTTTAATTCGCTGTGAGTTACATTACCATTTAGGGCTTGCCTATCACCAAAATGCAGATTGGGAACTAGCCAAAAACGCCTATGAGAAAGTAATTGACCTAGATGTTCCTAACCTTGTCAAACTTTCCGCTTATCTCAATTTAGGGAATATCTATCAAGAACTCCATCAAAAAGAAGCGATCGCCTATTTTGAAAAGGCAACTCAAATCGCTCCTAATTTCGCCCAAGGACATTTTAATTACGGAATTGCACTCAAAACTTCAGGACGTTTTACAGATGCGATCGTCGCTTACCAACAAGCAATTACACTCGAACCTAACTACGCCGATGCCCACCAAAATCTAGGTGTCGTGCTGATGAAAGTAGGCTATTTCCCCGAAGCGATCGCCTCCTTCACAAGGGCAATCCAACTCCATGAACAGCAACAAAATTATGAAACTGCGGAAATATTGCGATCGGCTCTACAAGAATTCAGGTAA
- a CDS encoding FAD-dependent thymidylate synthase, whose amino-acid sequence MFQPQAAIIADSINLNGDRLTTFVLTYHRMIHSEFMTHRMLSKNSSSSRAIPVEKMIKLVESQEVYPLHWGKNQKGMSAQTEVTEDEMQAASAVWQEARLDAIRHARRLVEIGIHKQVVNRLLEPFSTITVICSGTEFQNFFEQRCHPDAQPEIQVLANKMKAAYDASQPQQLTAGEWHLPLIKQEDIDEISDINELVKVAVGRCARVSYLNHDGVRSLADDVKLHDRLLTSKPAHLSPFEHVASALPNSEKRANFTGFQAYRFDLERNKRN is encoded by the coding sequence ATGTTTCAACCCCAAGCCGCAATCATCGCTGACAGCATTAACTTAAATGGCGATCGCCTGACCACCTTTGTGCTGACCTACCACCGCATGATTCACTCAGAATTCATGACCCATCGAATGCTCAGCAAAAACAGCAGCAGCAGTCGCGCCATTCCCGTCGAGAAAATGATCAAACTCGTCGAGAGTCAAGAAGTCTATCCATTACATTGGGGCAAAAATCAAAAGGGAATGTCCGCCCAAACCGAAGTTACAGAAGACGAGATGCAAGCAGCATCAGCAGTATGGCAAGAAGCCAGACTTGATGCGATCCGTCATGCGCGGAGATTGGTAGAAATTGGCATCCATAAACAAGTAGTCAATCGCCTGTTGGAACCATTCTCCACGATTACCGTAATTTGTTCGGGAACCGAATTTCAAAACTTTTTTGAACAGCGCTGTCATCCTGACGCTCAGCCTGAAATCCAAGTTCTTGCTAATAAAATGAAAGCTGCCTATGATGCGAGTCAACCGCAGCAACTAACCGCAGGTGAATGGCATTTACCGCTAATTAAACAAGAAGATATTGACGAAATTAGCGATATTAACGAATTGGTCAAAGTGGCAGTAGGACGCTGTGCGCGAGTCAGTTATCTCAATCATGATGGGGTGCGTAGTCTCGCCGATGATGTGAAACTGCACGATCGCCTATTAACTTCTAAACCCGCTCACCTATCACCCTTTGAGCATGTCGCAAGCGCCCTTCCTAATTCCGAGAAACGAGCCAATTTTACTGGCTTCCAAGCCTATCGATTCGATCTAGAACGGAATAAGAGGAATTAA